Proteins co-encoded in one Papaver somniferum cultivar HN1 chromosome 5, ASM357369v1, whole genome shotgun sequence genomic window:
- the LOC113280230 gene encoding CASP-like protein 4B1 has protein sequence MENSGETATRDPVNEPQYVQEKAKDVESGGEAIPTSTVVRTDMESGNAAKPTTTARSGKSGLSEKGSLILRGAALVFSAISFTIMACVKGFDDFDQSRYVLAGGILSTIYNVFQVSRQSYSFSTGKSLFAEHTTSFMTLVDFFGDQIIAYLLVSCASAIAPNVATLREVEDELLADHGTSNLVAASTSMGFLAFFPMAVSAVISAYKLSPKT, from the exons ATGGAAAATTCCGGAGAAACAGCGACTAGAGATCCGGTCAATGAACCACAATATGTTCAAGAGAAGGCGAAGGACGTGGAGTCTGGTGGTGAAGCAATACCGACGTCCACGGTCGTAAGGACGGACATGGAGTCTGGTAATGCAGCAAAACCAACGACGACTGCAAGGTCAGGGAAGAGTGGTCTATCGGAGAAAGGAAGTTTGATTTTAAGGGGTGCAGCTTTGGTGTTCTCGGCAATTTCTTTCACTATTATGGCTTGTGTCAAAGGCTTCGATGATTTCGACCAGTCAAG GTATGTATTGGCCGGTGGCATCCTATCTACGATATACAACGTGTTTCAAGTTTCACGTCAAAGTTATTCCTTCTCGACCGGAAAATCTCTGTTTGCAGAGCATACTACTAGTTTTATGACTCTTGTCGATTTCTTTGGAGATCAG ATTATTGCATATCTCTTGGTATCGTGTGCATCGGCAATAGCTCCAAACGTAGCTACGTTGAGGGAAGTCGAAGATGAGTTGTTAGCAGATCACGGGACATCAAACTTGGTTGCAGCTTCTACCAGCATGGGTTTCTTGGCGTTCTTTCCTATGGCCGTATCAGCTGTGATATCTGCTTATAAGCTCTCCCCCAAAACTTAA
- the LOC113278264 gene encoding CASP-like protein 4B4, with protein MEHYKETTTRQPAGASATVNPQTDMEWGGRATPTIIVRPGKSEKGSLILRVAALVFSAISFIIMATIKDSNEFHESRYVLAGGILSTIYNVFQVSRQGYYLSTGKSLFEQRTTILVNFIGDQITAYLLVSCASAMAPYVATLRAVEDGLLATHETSNLVAASTSMAFLAFFPMAVSAMISAYKLKN; from the exons ATGGAGCATTACAAGGAAACCACCACTAGACAACCAGCCGGAGCATCGGCAACTGTGAACCCTCAGACAGACATGGAGTGGGGTGGTCGAGCAACACCAACGATAATTGTGAGGCCGGGGAAGAGTGAGAAAGGAAGTTTGATCTTAAGAGTGGCAGCTTTAGTGTTTTCGGCAATATCATTCATTATTATGGCCACTATCAAAGATTCCAATGAATTCCATGAATCAAG GTATGTATTGGCCGGTGGCATCCTTTCCACGATTTACAACGTCTTTCAAGTTTCGCGTCAAGGTTATTACTTGTCGACCGGAAAATCTCTGTTCGAGCAGCGTACTACTATTCTCGTCAATTTCATTGGAGATCAG ATTACTGCATATCTATTGGTATCATGTGCATCGGCAATGGCACCGTATGTTGCTACGTTGAGGGCAGTTGAAGATGGCTTATTAGCAACTCACGAGACATCAAATTTGGTTGCAGCTTCCACTAGCATGGCTTTCTTAGCGTTCTTTCCTATGGCCGTGTCAGCTATGATATCTGCTTACAAGCTCAAGAATTAG
- the LOC113278262 gene encoding CASP-like protein 4B1: MENSAETTTKTQVEEPVEYVQDEAEATQKPQTHVEPSGGEATPTSILRRWKIKDLLKKGGLVLRIAALVFSILSFIIMVSNKHRGQNFDDVEEYRYLVAIGILSTLYTGFQVGRQVHHISTGISLFDHRTSGLVDFFGDQIVAYLLISSASAAVPHTNWLRENADNIFTDTAAASISMAFFAFFSLAASAMISGYKLSAENYI; this comes from the exons ATGGAGAATTCCGCAGAAACCACGACTAAAACTCAGGTTGAAGAACCGGTGGAGTATGTTCAAGATGAGGCCGAGGCGACTCAGAAACCTCAGACACACGTGGAGCCTTCCGGTGGCGAGGCGACACCCACATCCATTCTGAGGCGATGGAAGATTAAAGATCTGTTGAAGAAAGGGGGTTTGGTTTTAAGAATTGCAGCTTTGGTTTTCTCAATTCTTTCGTTTATAATTATGGTTAGTAATAAACACCGGGGCCAAAATTTCGACGATGTTGAGGAATACAG GTATCTAGTGGCCATTGGCATACTTTCGACATTGTACACTGGTTTCCAAGTTGGCCGTCAAGTTCATCACATCTCAACCGGCATATCTTTGTTTGATCACCGGACTTCCGGTCTGGTCGATTTCTTTGGTGATCAG ATTGTTGCGTATCTACTGATATCATCGGCTTCTGCGGCGGTTCCGCATACAAATTGGCTGAGGGAAAATGCAGATAACATATTTACGGATACAGCTGCGGCTTCCATCAGTATGGCGTTTTTCGCGTTCTTCTCTTTGGCAGCGTCAGCTATGATATCTGGTTATAAGTTGTCTGCTGAAAACTACATTTGA
- the LOC113280229 gene encoding pentatricopeptide repeat-containing protein At3g22470, mitochondrial-like, producing MDGLCLAGRSQDAVKLFDSMVDRGLEPDDISCTILIDGYCKNRKVDEALKLFKKMKQNGLQHTTFVYTTMLRGLYRDGRVRTAENLFREMQFFGLSPNTVTYRTVLDGYCKNGKIVEAVELFESIEGTGILVDVDMYNILIHGMFRADKLEDARKLFNEVPNKGLVPDIVTYTTMINGLFRSKMLSEAKKLIIEMEENGCLPNARTYETIINGFLIARETDNSLQFLRRMREREFVLSDSVVSLLTNTLLADELKKL from the coding sequence ATGGATGGTCTGTGCTTAGCAGGTCGGTCGCAAGATGCGGTGAAGCTGTTTGACTCGATGGTGGATAGGGGCCTTGAACCGGATGATATCAGTTGTACTATTTTAATTGATGGGTATTGCAAGAATCGTAAGGTGGATGAAGCTCTAAAGCTGTTcaagaaaatgaaacaaaatggaTTGCAACATACAACTTTTGTTTACACTACAATGTTAAGGGGACTATACCGTGATGGAAGAGTCAGGACAGCAGAAAATTTGTTCAGGGAGATGCAATTTTTTGGTCTATCTCCAAATACTGTCACATACCGTACAGTGTTGGATGGGTATTGCAAGAACGGAAAAATTGTGGAGGCAGTAGAATTGTTTGAATCCATAGAGGGTACTGGTATCTTGGTTGATGTTGATATGTACAATATTCTTATTCATGGCATGTTCCGAGCTGACAAGTTGGAAGATGCAAGAAAACTATTTAATGAAGTCCCGAATAAAGGATTAGTGCCTGACATAGTAACATATACCACAATGATAAATGGCCTCTTTCGTAGCAAGATGTTATCCGAGGCTAAAAAGCTAATCATTGAAATGGAAGAGAATGGTTGTTTACCAAATGCTAGAACTTATGAAACCATCATTAATGGTTTTCTTATAGCAAGAGAGACTGACAATTCATTGCAATTTCTTCGCAGGATGCGTGAAAGAGAATTTGTCCTGAGTGATTCTgttgtttccttgttaacaaacaCTCTCTTGGCAGATGAGCTAAAAAAATTGTAA
- the LOC113278263 gene encoding CASP-like protein 4B4: MENYKETKPSAPSANPGRDMESGGQAIPVARSGKCEKVSLILRVAALVFSVVSFIIMACTKNFDGFHQLRYLLAAGILCTVYTTFQVTRQSYYISTGKSLFEQRTTSLVDFFGDQIIAYLLVSSASTAAPFVATIREVEDALFASNETSSMIAASTSMAFLAFLTLAVSAVISAFKLRK; encoded by the exons ATGGAGAACTACAAAGAAACAAAACCTTCTGCACCATCGGCCAACCCTGGAAGGGACATGGAGTCTGGTGGTCAAGCAATTCCGGTTGCGAGGTCAGGAAAGTGTGAGAAAGTAAGTTTGATTCTGAGGGTTGCAGCTTTAGTGTTCTCGGTAGTTTCATTCATTATTATGGCTTGCACCAAAAATTTCGATGGATTCCATCAGTTAAG GTATTTATTGGCTGCTGGCATCCTTTGCACGGTATACACAACGTTTCAAGTTACACGCCAAAGTTACTACATTTCGACGGGAAAATCTCTTTTCGAGCAGCGTACTACTAGTCTTGTTGATTTCTTTGGAGATCAG ATAATTGCATACCTGTTGGTATCATCTGCATCAACAGCGGCTCCATTTGTAGCTACGATCAGGGAGGTGGAAGATGCGCTGTTCGCGAGTAACGAGACATCAAGTATGATTGCAGCTTCCACCAGCATGGCTTTCCTAGCGTTCTTAACTTTGGCCGTATCAGCTGTGATATCTGCTTTTAAGCTCCGCAAATAG